The Clostridia bacterium genome window below encodes:
- the rpoZ gene encoding DNA-directed RNA polymerase subunit omega has protein sequence MLHPAIGELTKDGDNAYSIVIAAAKRAREIASEAKDKEEVLEESPMMIAVRDFADGKTKIKH, from the coding sequence ATGCTTCATCCGGCAATCGGCGAACTTACGAAGGACGGCGACAACGCGTACTCCATCGTTATCGCGGCGGCCAAGCGCGCCCGCGAGATCGCCAGCGAGGCGAAGGACAAGGAAGAAGTCCTCGAAGAAAGCCCCATGATGATCGCCGTCAGAGATTTTGCGGACGGCAAGACCAAGATCAAGCACTGA
- the priA gene encoding primosomal protein N': MDSLKFARVAVDGATYGMDKLYDYRVPPKIADNAAVGCRVIVPFGRSSGKRQGIIMEISDVSDVTKIKPLTALLDASPILSDAQLELVRYLKETTFCTFFDAVRAILPAGLNYRLYDAYSVNEAYDGDHVMTDEEKSIYDIIAAAKKPVSVAAFVSKAGVFHDVAALNLLCEEGIIRRETASKRLGADAVRSSCRLRVSPDEAEELLLTKLLTEQGKSVVRFLLENGEATLKDVCYYTGVTQGVLKTLDKREIIGIYRERVDRTPEKGEKSGEKFVLTEKQREVYDGLVALYEADEPKCALLRGVTGSGKTGIYIELAKKAVADGRDVIMLVPEITLTPQAVRRFRTAFGDIVAVIHSALGVGERMDEYRRLESGAAKIAVGTRSAVFAPLKNVGLIIIDEEQVSSYYSEQSPRYHAQSVAKFLAAKNNALLLLASATPSVSSYYHAKTGRYSLFELDERYGDNRLPGVYMADMRGEAADGNKTCISRLLLGELQANAEKGEQSIILLNRRGYNTAGVCSECGEALKCDNCDIPLTYHSANKRLMCHYCGASKEYTEICPSCGTPTVHYRGAGTQKAVEELEAALPGVRVLRMDLDTTSSKESHSHMLSAFGKGEYDVLLGTQMVAKGLDFENVTLVGVLSADASLFDTDFRADERTFSMMTQVIGRSGRHKAGRAVVQTYAPNHPILKLGAEQDYKAFYDDEILIRKQMLYPPFCDMCVLNVSAAGEEFCERVSQQLYDLICSMIKTKYPSLPIRVMRPNRELITKFSSRYKFRLMLKCRDGKRFRAFLGDLLVTVNRSRAFSGVSVTAEINPE; the protein is encoded by the coding sequence TTGGACAGCTTGAAGTTTGCGAGAGTGGCGGTCGACGGCGCGACGTACGGCATGGATAAGCTGTACGACTATCGCGTGCCGCCCAAAATAGCGGATAACGCCGCCGTCGGATGCCGCGTGATCGTGCCTTTCGGCAGATCGAGCGGCAAGCGTCAGGGTATCATAATGGAGATATCCGACGTTTCCGACGTTACGAAGATAAAGCCGCTTACCGCGCTTCTCGACGCTTCACCCATACTGTCCGACGCGCAGCTCGAGCTTGTGCGCTATTTGAAGGAAACGACCTTCTGCACGTTCTTCGACGCCGTCCGCGCCATACTGCCGGCGGGCTTGAACTACCGGCTTTACGACGCGTACTCGGTAAACGAGGCGTACGACGGCGACCACGTCATGACCGACGAGGAAAAGTCGATTTACGACATTATCGCCGCGGCGAAAAAGCCCGTTTCCGTCGCCGCTTTCGTATCGAAGGCGGGTGTTTTCCACGACGTCGCGGCGCTGAATCTGCTCTGCGAAGAGGGAATAATCCGCCGTGAAACGGCGTCGAAACGCCTCGGCGCGGACGCCGTAAGAAGCAGCTGCCGCCTGCGCGTTTCGCCCGACGAGGCGGAGGAGCTCCTGCTGACGAAGCTGCTCACCGAGCAGGGCAAAAGCGTCGTCCGCTTTCTGCTTGAAAACGGCGAGGCGACGCTGAAAGACGTCTGCTACTACACCGGCGTTACGCAGGGCGTGCTGAAAACCCTAGATAAGCGCGAGATCATCGGTATCTACCGCGAACGCGTCGACCGTACGCCCGAAAAAGGCGAGAAGTCGGGCGAAAAGTTCGTTCTCACCGAAAAACAGCGCGAGGTTTACGACGGCCTCGTCGCGCTTTACGAAGCGGACGAGCCGAAATGCGCGCTGCTGCGCGGAGTTACCGGCAGCGGCAAGACGGGCATCTATATCGAGCTTGCGAAAAAGGCGGTCGCTGACGGCAGGGACGTGATAATGCTCGTTCCCGAGATAACCCTCACGCCGCAGGCCGTGCGGCGCTTCCGCACCGCGTTCGGCGATATAGTGGCGGTCATACATTCTGCTCTCGGCGTAGGCGAACGTATGGACGAATACCGCCGTCTCGAATCCGGCGCCGCGAAGATCGCCGTCGGAACGCGCTCCGCCGTATTCGCGCCGCTGAAAAACGTCGGGCTTATCATCATCGACGAGGAGCAGGTCTCCTCATACTATTCCGAGCAGTCGCCGAGATACCACGCGCAATCGGTCGCGAAATTTCTGGCGGCGAAGAACAACGCGCTGCTTCTGCTCGCGTCCGCTACTCCGTCGGTCTCGTCTTACTACCACGCGAAGACCGGCAGATATTCGCTTTTCGAGCTGGACGAACGCTACGGCGACAACCGACTTCCGGGCGTGTATATGGCGGATATGCGCGGCGAAGCGGCGGACGGCAACAAGACCTGCATAAGCCGGCTTCTGCTCGGCGAGCTGCAGGCGAACGCCGAAAAGGGCGAGCAGTCCATAATACTGCTCAACAGGCGGGGATACAACACCGCCGGCGTCTGCTCCGAATGCGGAGAGGCGCTCAAATGCGACAACTGCGACATTCCGCTTACCTACCACAGCGCGAACAAGCGTCTGATGTGCCACTACTGCGGAGCGTCGAAGGAATATACCGAGATCTGTCCGTCATGCGGAACGCCCACGGTGCATTACCGCGGCGCTGGCACGCAGAAGGCCGTCGAAGAGCTTGAAGCGGCTCTGCCGGGCGTCCGCGTGCTTCGTATGGACCTGGACACGACCTCGTCGAAGGAATCGCACTCGCATATGCTTTCCGCTTTCGGTAAGGGCGAGTACGACGTTCTCCTCGGCACCCAGATGGTCGCCAAAGGGCTTGACTTTGAAAACGTAACGCTGGTCGGCGTGCTTTCGGCGGACGCGTCGCTGTTCGACACCGACTTCCGCGCCGACGAACGCACCTTCTCGATGATGACGCAGGTCATCGGCAGATCGGGCAGGCACAAAGCGGGCAGGGCGGTCGTGCAGACGTACGCGCCCAACCACCCGATACTCAAACTCGGCGCCGAGCAGGACTACAAGGCGTTTTACGATGACGAAATACTCATCCGCAAGCAGATGCTCTATCCGCCGTTCTGCGATATGTGCGTGCTGAACGTCAGCGCGGCCGGCGAGGAGTTCTGCGAACGCGTTTCTCAGCAGCTGTATGATCTCATCTGCTCGATGATCAAAACAAAATACCCGAGTCTGCCGATACGCGTCATGCGCCCGAATCGCGAGCTTATAACGAAGTTTTCATCTCGTTATAAGTTCAGGCTGATGCTCAAATGCCGCGACGGAAAGCGCTTTCGCGCATTTCTCGGCGACCTGCTCGTAACGGTAAACAGAAGCAGGGCTTTTTCCGGAGTATCGGTCACCGCGGAGATAAATCCCGAATAA
- a CDS encoding leucine-rich repeat protein, with protein MKKLTAILISLLIVAWLMPSGVISADEGYGGYNETVLTSPDFSPDFYYKIYDTNGKALTYAEKDPDGTLVLDDPVDGDKRQEWQIVSDPALHSRYRIINKYCAYALTIRVVSSSNELIADNVDLNNSRQEWSLQYKNGYFTITIRNAGSLTYSGRRVRTTAVSSGAKQFTIARINEPGWVEDWTDDFDTFDESKWNRADGHLQTDKAVVINVGDDEHVYIEDGSLVLRADIGDYGGYAAAAGMVDTAGKYSISYGRIEMRAKLPHGYGTFPALWMLANETLWAGNGEIDIMEISNEGMDDADAYLFGTRHWTTTGGIHTSEGRTLYNKNRVPFSEEYHTFALEWENDQMRWFLDGMLYASHNPKANDDKYAFGDDPHFLILDNWIQGEDDGTLTSGRDYPEEYLYYIDRITVSKRETGSDYLPDETTPETTYTSTAADVVARSHDWDNEMPLAVSPDGGEIAVADGKGYIYIEDAATGLQKRMLTALPMVLLSAIEYSPDGSKLAVADFVGTILIYDTSDYDAPPLRICNGTVCHSKLLFTKDGTGLITADMPARAAHNGAGNQFDGSVVKLGCMRVFDVATGALRYETEIGGEGRGTALSPDGSLLAVALLDGRCVLLETETFTVLAHLECGAAQARGVAFSSDSSMLAVTDERGGIYLFNVADKTLIRRMNTLKNTSMTSVRFSADDKKLLVNSSDNCARLYDVESGELLKILGGFSQAAHIAEFSPDGNRIAVASLDGRVKIYDADGSYRRTLVTSMTEHNGHVFSMKFSPSGEYVYATTYTFPKALHRWSVDGESGPASVAYDCDFFYKITDGEATVTGYRGNDRNIVVPETLGGCPVTVIGAAAFGGMGNYAKNVSITLPSTLKRIETEAFRNCWTLRELILPEGLEYIAKESIHGCKQLTELVIPDSVTFIGEDAFDWCHGLRKLVIGSGMKTVPSGICGNVRALKEVILREGVERVESDAFGTAPLEKLRFPSTMTDCADDAFASRNVKVYGARGSYAETFCAGNAACVFKELIRGDVDGDGLIGVTDALEMLRISLGIKRTDIDTAEKMDMDADAALTVSDVLLIMRAAAHIQ; from the coding sequence ATGAAAAAACTGACGGCAATACTGATATCGCTGCTTATCGTCGCGTGGCTTATGCCGTCCGGCGTTATTTCCGCGGACGAAGGGTACGGGGGTTATAATGAAACGGTCCTGACGTCGCCTGATTTTTCGCCTGATTTCTACTACAAGATCTACGATACCAACGGCAAAGCGCTGACGTATGCGGAGAAGGATCCCGACGGAACGCTCGTTCTCGACGATCCCGTCGACGGCGACAAGCGTCAGGAATGGCAGATCGTCAGCGATCCTGCTTTGCACAGCCGCTACAGGATAATAAACAAATACTGCGCGTACGCTCTTACGATAAGGGTCGTATCCTCGTCGAACGAGCTTATTGCCGATAACGTCGACCTGAACAATTCCCGACAGGAGTGGTCTCTTCAGTATAAGAACGGTTATTTCACCATCACGATAAGAAACGCCGGGTCGCTGACCTATTCCGGACGCCGTGTCCGGACGACCGCCGTTTCTTCCGGAGCAAAGCAGTTCACGATCGCACGCATAAACGAACCCGGCTGGGTCGAGGACTGGACCGATGATTTCGATACGTTCGATGAATCCAAGTGGAACCGCGCCGACGGACATCTGCAGACAGACAAAGCCGTCGTGATAAACGTCGGCGACGACGAACACGTCTATATAGAAGACGGCAGTCTCGTGCTTCGCGCTGATATCGGAGACTACGGCGGATACGCTGCCGCCGCCGGTATGGTCGATACCGCCGGCAAATACTCAATTTCATACGGCAGGATTGAAATGCGGGCCAAACTGCCTCACGGCTACGGCACGTTCCCGGCGCTGTGGATGCTCGCGAACGAAACGCTCTGGGCGGGCAACGGCGAAATAGACATTATGGAAATAAGCAACGAGGGAATGGATGACGCCGACGCGTATCTTTTCGGAACGCGCCACTGGACGACCACGGGCGGCATCCACACCTCCGAGGGCAGAACGCTTTACAATAAAAACCGCGTTCCGTTCAGCGAAGAATACCATACATTCGCGCTTGAGTGGGAAAACGATCAGATGCGCTGGTTCCTCGACGGGATGCTTTACGCGTCGCACAATCCGAAAGCGAACGACGATAAATACGCCTTCGGCGACGATCCGCATTTTCTGATCCTCGATAACTGGATCCAGGGAGAAGACGACGGAACGCTCACTTCCGGCAGGGACTACCCGGAAGAGTACCTTTACTACATCGACCGGATAACCGTAAGCAAGCGCGAAACGGGCAGCGATTACCTTCCGGACGAAACGACGCCTGAAACGACTTACACCTCCACTGCCGCAGACGTCGTCGCGCGTTCGCACGACTGGGATAACGAGATGCCGCTCGCGGTTTCGCCGGACGGCGGCGAGATCGCCGTTGCCGACGGAAAAGGATATATCTATATCGAGGACGCCGCCACGGGTCTTCAGAAGCGTATGCTGACCGCGCTCCCGATGGTTCTTCTTTCGGCGATCGAGTATTCGCCGGACGGATCGAAGCTTGCCGTTGCGGATTTTGTCGGTACGATACTGATCTACGACACTTCGGATTACGACGCGCCTCCGCTTCGCATCTGCAACGGCACCGTCTGCCACAGTAAGCTGCTGTTTACGAAGGACGGAACGGGGCTGATAACCGCGGATATGCCCGCGAGAGCGGCGCATAACGGCGCCGGCAACCAGTTTGACGGCAGCGTTGTGAAGCTCGGCTGTATGCGTGTGTTCGACGTCGCCACCGGCGCGTTGAGATACGAGACCGAGATCGGCGGCGAGGGCAGGGGAACGGCGCTTTCGCCGGACGGCAGCCTGCTGGCCGTAGCGCTGCTCGACGGCAGATGCGTCCTGCTCGAAACCGAAACCTTCACCGTGCTCGCTCACCTCGAATGCGGCGCCGCGCAGGCGCGCGGAGTCGCCTTCTCGTCGGATTCCTCTATGCTCGCGGTGACTGACGAGCGCGGCGGGATATACCTTTTCAACGTCGCGGATAAAACCCTTATCCGCAGAATGAACACGCTGAAAAACACGAGCATGACCTCCGTGCGCTTCTCCGCGGACGACAAAAAGCTGCTCGTCAACTCCTCCGATAACTGCGCCCGACTTTACGACGTCGAAAGCGGAGAATTGCTGAAAATACTCGGAGGCTTCTCGCAGGCGGCGCACATAGCGGAGTTCTCTCCGGACGGAAACCGCATCGCCGTCGCGAGTCTCGACGGCAGGGTTAAGATCTACGACGCCGACGGCAGCTACCGCCGCACGCTCGTCACGTCGATGACGGAGCACAACGGACACGTTTTCTCGATGAAGTTCTCACCGTCCGGCGAATACGTTTACGCCACGACCTACACCTTCCCGAAGGCGCTCCACCGCTGGAGCGTGGACGGAGAATCCGGTCCCGCGTCCGTCGCCTACGACTGCGACTTTTTCTATAAGATAACCGACGGCGAGGCTACCGTTACCGGTTACCGTGGCAACGACAGAAACATCGTCGTTCCGGAAACGCTCGGCGGCTGCCCCGTCACGGTGATAGGCGCCGCGGCGTTCGGCGGCATGGGCAACTACGCGAAAAACGTGAGCATAACGCTCCCGTCGACTTTGAAGCGCATCGAAACGGAGGCGTTCCGCAACTGCTGGACGCTCCGCGAGCTTATCCTGCCCGAAGGACTTGAGTATATCGCCAAAGAGTCGATCCACGGCTGCAAGCAGCTTACGGAACTTGTCATTCCGGATTCCGTGACATTTATCGGCGAAGACGCCTTCGACTGGTGCCACGGATTGCGGAAACTCGTTATCGGCAGCGGTATGAAGACCGTTCCGTCCGGCATCTGCGGAAACGTCCGCGCGCTGAAAGAGGTTATCCTGCGCGAAGGTGTCGAACGCGTCGAATCGGACGCGTTCGGAACAGCTCCGCTGGAAAAACTGCGTTTCCCGTCGACAATGACGGACTGCGCGGACGATGCGTTCGCGAGCCGTAACGTCAAGGTTTACGGCGCGCGCGGGAGCTACGCGGAGACCTTCTGCGCCGGGAACGCGGCCTGCGTTTTCAAAGAGCTTATCCGCGGCGACGTCGACGGCGACGGGCTGATAGGCGTTACTGACGCTCTCGAAATGCTACGTATTTCACTGGGAATAAAAAGAACGGATATTGATACCGCTGAAAAAATGGATATGGACGCCGACGCGGCGCTGACAGTCTCGGACGTGCTGTTGATAATGCGGGCGGCGGCGCATATACAGTAA
- the def gene encoding peptide deformylase, with protein MAVRQIIEFGDETLRKRAREVDKIDARIETLVVDMKETMALANGVGLAAPQVGVLRRVVIVDLEDIGVVELINPVITKKSGHQEDIEGCLSYPGEYGITNRPMNVTVEAMNLAGEKVKYSVSGLSARAVCHEVDHLDGKLFIDCVVRMLDPDELKSDKKE; from the coding sequence ATGGCTGTAAGACAAATAATAGAATTCGGGGACGAAACGCTTCGCAAGCGCGCACGCGAGGTCGACAAGATCGACGCGAGGATAGAAACGCTTGTGGTGGATATGAAAGAAACGATGGCGCTCGCCAACGGAGTCGGTCTTGCCGCTCCGCAGGTGGGGGTGCTTCGCCGCGTCGTTATCGTCGATCTTGAGGATATCGGCGTCGTTGAGCTGATAAACCCCGTAATTACCAAAAAATCGGGGCATCAGGAGGATATCGAGGGATGCCTTTCATATCCGGGCGAGTACGGCATTACCAACAGACCTATGAACGTGACCGTCGAGGCGATGAACCTCGCCGGCGAAAAGGTGAAGTATTCCGTCAGCGGTCTCTCGGCGAGGGCTGTGTGTCACGAGGTCGACCACCTCGACGGCAAGCTCTTTATAGATTGCGTCGTGCGTATGCTCGATCCGGACGAACTGAAGAGCGATAAAAAGGAGTAA
- a CDS encoding methionyl-tRNA formyltransferase, which translates to MRIVFMGTPDFAAVTLKELVARGFDVCAVITQPDRVNARGNKVVPGAVKTYAESVGLPVYQPISLRNGEGEEIFKEFSPDVAVVAAYGKILPASLLKLPRLGCVNVHASLLPKYRGASPIQTAIVNGETVTGVTIMQLDEGMDTGDMLAVREVEIPPEMTAGELFDALAPVDAELLAETLIKLDAGEIIPVKQDGSIATYAPMISKEAAVIDYGKSAKSVVDLVRGLNPNPVARTDINGSRLKVYKAAVGEKTSRPAGEAYEKDGMIAVACGDGREVFLTEVQGEGGKRMDSAAYLRGHPIFNGE; encoded by the coding sequence TTGAGAATCGTTTTTATGGGCACGCCGGACTTTGCCGCCGTTACCCTTAAAGAGCTTGTAGCCCGCGGCTTTGACGTCTGCGCTGTCATAACTCAGCCGGACAGAGTCAACGCACGCGGCAACAAGGTCGTTCCGGGCGCGGTAAAGACATACGCGGAAAGCGTAGGGCTTCCGGTATACCAGCCTATCTCGCTGCGCAACGGAGAAGGGGAGGAAATATTCAAAGAGTTTTCTCCCGACGTCGCCGTCGTCGCCGCCTACGGCAAGATCCTGCCGGCGTCGCTTCTGAAACTGCCGCGCCTCGGCTGCGTGAACGTCCACGCCTCGCTGCTCCCGAAATACAGGGGCGCGTCGCCCATACAGACCGCGATCGTCAACGGCGAAACGGTCACCGGGGTGACGATAATGCAGCTCGACGAAGGCATGGATACCGGCGATATGCTCGCCGTCCGCGAGGTTGAAATACCTCCCGAAATGACCGCCGGAGAGCTTTTCGACGCGCTTGCGCCGGTCGACGCGGAGCTTCTCGCGGAAACGCTGATAAAGCTCGACGCAGGTGAAATAATACCCGTGAAGCAGGACGGTAGCATAGCGACCTATGCGCCTATGATCTCGAAAGAAGCGGCGGTCATAGACTACGGCAAAAGCGCAAAAAGCGTCGTCGACCTGGTGCGCGGGCTCAATCCCAACCCGGTCGCGCGGACCGATATAAACGGCAGCAGACTCAAGGTATACAAAGCCGCCGTCGGCGAAAAGACCTCGCGTCCCGCCGGAGAGGCTTACGAAAAAGACGGTATGATCGCCGTCGCGTGCGGAGACGGCAGGGAAGTGTTCCTGACGGAGGTGCAGGGCGAGGGCGGAAAGCGCATGGATTCCGCCGCGTATCTGCGCGGCCATCCGATTTTTAACGGGGAGTGA
- a CDS encoding zinc metallopeptidase: MGWYIDSWYFILVVPALIFMLITQIVVKSAISKYGQVRTARGITGREMAEMILSANGILDVRIERLQSSDGDHYDPKSKAIRLSADVFDKNSVTAVGIAAHEAGHAVQHNIGYFPLRIRNFVIPITQFVSWLPVPLLIISVIVSNENASMILFKTAFIILFAGLFVQLITLPVEFDASRRAMSAIRSHNVLAEAEAVGARKVLTAAAMTYVAAFFVTLMNIIRLLMIFGRRSD; this comes from the coding sequence ATGGGTTGGTATATTGACAGTTGGTATTTCATTCTTGTTGTTCCGGCGCTGATATTCATGCTCATAACGCAGATAGTCGTCAAGTCGGCTATCAGCAAATACGGGCAGGTGCGCACCGCGAGAGGAATAACCGGCAGAGAAATGGCGGAGATGATCCTTTCCGCGAACGGCATCCTCGACGTTCGTATCGAACGCCTGCAGAGCAGCGACGGCGACCACTACGATCCGAAGTCGAAGGCGATACGCCTGTCGGCGGACGTTTTTGACAAGAACTCGGTGACCGCCGTGGGCATCGCCGCGCACGAAGCGGGGCATGCCGTTCAGCACAATATCGGGTATTTCCCGCTGCGGATACGTAACTTCGTCATCCCGATAACGCAGTTTGTTTCGTGGCTGCCCGTACCGCTGCTTATAATCTCGGTCATCGTTTCCAACGAAAACGCGAGTATGATACTTTTCAAGACCGCGTTCATCATACTGTTTGCCGGGTTGTTCGTGCAGCTTATCACTCTGCCGGTGGAGTTTGACGCTTCGCGCAGAGCGATGTCCGCGATCCGTTCGCATAACGTCCTTGCGGAAGCCGAAGCCGTCGGTGCCAGAAAGGTGCTGACCGCGGCCGCAATGACCTACGTCGCGGCGTTTTTCGTAACGCTTATGAACATTATCCGTTTGCTGATGATATTCGGCAGGAGAAGCGACTGA
- the rsmB gene encoding 16S rRNA (cytosine(967)-C(5))-methyltransferase RsmB, whose protein sequence is MTDARVCAYKVLKAVSVGGAFSPRALDAEIKAAELSEQDAALAANIVYGTLERESLLDAYIKRELARKGKLRPEISVILRLSAYQILFCDKIPAYSAINEGVELAKSVDFHAGGFVNAVLRNIDRHRGEGVLPDAKADPVGYLSLRYSVENWIAEEWIKEYGFAAAEAILAASEGRPPLTIRANTLKTDAERLAPLLEAEGVKTEKHPLVPDMLTVSGTGSVDGLAAYRGGLFHVQDAASAFCCEVLGARPGERVYDVCAAPGGKSFTIAEMMKNEGELRSFDISEKKVGLIREGAERLGISILTAAVRDASKGALPEADRVLCDVPCSGLGVIRKKPEIRRKRAMDVAALPKIQTAILENSARCVRKGGTLVYSTCTLLRAENEAVVEAFMAENGGFAPLPFATPDGREDWRVTLRPDLNGTDGFFVARMVKI, encoded by the coding sequence ATGACCGATGCACGCGTCTGCGCCTATAAGGTGCTGAAAGCAGTTTCCGTGGGGGGCGCGTTCTCGCCCCGTGCGCTCGACGCCGAGATAAAGGCTGCTGAGCTTTCGGAGCAGGACGCGGCGCTTGCCGCCAATATCGTGTACGGAACGCTCGAGCGCGAGTCGCTGCTCGACGCGTATATAAAGCGCGAGCTGGCGCGGAAGGGTAAGCTCCGTCCGGAAATCTCCGTTATACTGCGGCTTTCCGCGTATCAGATACTCTTCTGTGACAAGATACCGGCGTATTCGGCGATAAACGAGGGTGTAGAGCTCGCGAAATCGGTAGATTTCCATGCCGGCGGATTTGTCAACGCCGTGCTGCGGAATATCGACCGCCACCGCGGCGAAGGCGTTCTGCCGGACGCGAAAGCCGATCCGGTCGGATACCTTTCGCTTCGCTATTCCGTAGAGAACTGGATAGCGGAGGAATGGATAAAGGAATACGGCTTCGCCGCCGCTGAAGCGATACTCGCCGCGTCGGAGGGCAGACCTCCGCTGACGATCAGAGCAAACACGCTGAAAACCGACGCCGAGCGCCTCGCGCCTTTGCTTGAAGCGGAAGGCGTGAAGACGGAAAAACACCCGCTCGTTCCCGATATGCTTACCGTTTCCGGAACCGGAAGCGTCGACGGACTCGCCGCCTACCGCGGCGGATTGTTTCACGTTCAGGACGCGGCGTCCGCGTTCTGCTGCGAAGTGCTCGGCGCGCGGCCGGGCGAGCGCGTTTACGACGTTTGCGCCGCGCCGGGAGGCAAGAGCTTCACGATCGCCGAGATGATGAAAAACGAAGGCGAGCTTCGCTCGTTTGACATAAGCGAAAAGAAGGTCGGACTTATTCGCGAAGGCGCTGAACGCCTCGGGATAAGCATACTTACCGCCGCCGTCCGCGACGCATCGAAGGGCGCCCTGCCGGAAGCGGACAGAGTGCTCTGCGACGTGCCGTGCTCGGGGCTCGGCGTTATACGCAAGAAACCGGAGATCCGCCGCAAACGCGCCATGGACGTCGCGGCGCTGCCGAAGATACAGACCGCGATACTCGAAAACTCCGCCCGCTGCGTCCGCAAAGGCGGCACGCTCGTCTATTCCACCTGCACGCTGTTGCGTGCGGAGAACGAAGCGGTAGTCGAGGCGTTCATGGCGGAAAACGGCGGCTTTGCGCCGTTGCCGTTTGCAACTCCCGACGGGAGAGAGGATTGGCGCGTCACGCTTCGCCCCGACCTGAACGGTACGGACGGATTTTTCGTTGCGAGAATGGTAAAAATATGA
- the rlmN gene encoding 23S rRNA (adenine(2503)-C(2))-methyltransferase RlmN: protein MTDIKSLTFDELSAALAAEGCESYRTEQIFRWLYKDRVASFAEMTNLSAKLRERLAERFFISAPEIIRSQISSDGETAKLLYGLADGNAVETVLMKYKHGCTVCISTQAGCRMGCRFCASTKRGLKRNLSVSEMLDQIIFTERELCVKISNIVMMGTGEPLDNFDNVIKFIAMATDERCLGLSIRGISLSTCGLVERIKQLREMRLGLTLSLSLHAPNDEIRRQIMPVAVKYDMSGLLAEVKEYADYTKRRVAIEYTLIKDLNDSDENARELASRLRGMMVHVNLIPLNPSEECEWKRPSPARINAFLNVLGREHISATVRRELGTDIDAACGQLRLRYEDEEKRTGARKE from the coding sequence ATGACGGATATCAAATCTTTGACATTTGACGAGCTTTCCGCGGCGCTTGCCGCCGAGGGCTGCGAAAGCTACCGGACGGAGCAGATTTTCCGCTGGCTTTACAAAGACAGAGTCGCTTCCTTCGCGGAGATGACGAATCTGTCCGCAAAGCTGCGCGAAAGGCTCGCGGAGCGATTCTTCATATCCGCTCCGGAAATCATCCGCTCACAGATCTCGTCCGACGGTGAAACAGCGAAGCTGCTTTACGGACTTGCGGACGGCAACGCCGTCGAAACCGTGTTGATGAAGTATAAGCACGGCTGCACAGTCTGTATTTCCACTCAGGCGGGATGCCGTATGGGCTGCCGCTTCTGCGCGTCCACCAAGCGCGGATTGAAGCGGAACCTTTCTGTTTCGGAAATGCTTGACCAAATAATCTTTACAGAGAGAGAATTGTGTGTTAAAATATCAAATATAGTAATGATGGGCACGGGCGAGCCGCTGGATAACTTCGATAACGTGATCAAGTTTATAGCGATGGCGACCGACGAGCGATGCCTCGGGTTAAGTATAAGGGGTATATCGCTTTCGACGTGCGGGCTGGTCGAGCGCATAAAGCAGCTTCGGGAAATGCGGCTCGGGCTGACGCTCTCGCTGTCTCTTCACGCGCCGAACGACGAGATCCGTCGTCAGATAATGCCTGTTGCCGTGAAGTATGATATGAGCGGCCTGCTTGCGGAAGTGAAAGAATACGCGGACTACACGAAACGCCGCGTCGCGATCGAATACACACTAATAAAAGACCTGAACGATTCCGATGAAAATGCGAGAGAGCTCGCTTCAAGACTGCGCGGGATGATGGTCCACGTCAACCTCATACCGTTGAATCCGTCTGAGGAGTGCGAATGGAAGAGGCCGTCTCCGGCGCGGATAAACGCGTTTCTAAACGTGCTCGGGCGCGAGCATATCAGCGCGACTGTCAGACGCGAGCTCGGAACGGATATAGACGCCGCCTGCGGACAGCTCAGGCTGCGTTACGAAGATGAAGAAAAGCGCACCGGCGCTCGAAAGGAGTGA